In Cetobacterium sp. ZOR0034, the DNA window AGCGTGATTAAGATATCTTAAATTACTAAGATACTTCCCACGAAGCCCCGTCCTCTTTAGGGCGGGGTAGTTCACATATATTTCTTTTCCCCTTATTTGAAATATATTGATTTTTAATTTTTCATTTTCTTTTAAAAAGCCTTTAATTAAGTACTTATTTTTTAAAAGTTTAATTGCATAACTTCTTTTAAAAATATCTTTGTATGATTTTCTCTTTATTTTTCTCATTTTCTAGTTCTCCCAGTGCTATAGTTCTTTTATAAAAAATCCATCATTTTACTGTAAATACCCCAATGCAAGTAAAAATTTTACATCATTAAATTTTGCACTCATATTTATATTCACAACTGAAACTTGCTCGTGTCTTTTATTAAAATTTAAATTATAAGTTGTTATAGCTTTTAAAATTTTATATTCTTTATTATCTAACTCTCTCATTAAATCGTTAAATGCTCGATTACTTGCTTCTTTTATTTCATCCTCTGTAAATTTTTTGTTATTAATAATTTCTTTACACATAATCCTTCTCCCGTTTCTTTAATCTTAATCCTAATATAAACTTTGCTTCAAGTTGAAGCAAAGTTTAAAATGAATATCTTATTCCAATTCCCCCGTATACTTGATTATTACTTCTTACAATTGGAGAATCTGAAATTTTATCATCAAAATACTCTACTCCCACAAATGTATTAACCACAAGTTGCTCTGTTATGTTTGTTTCTATTGCTATATTAGCTCCTGCACTAAAAGAATCTGATGTTGAATAACTTTTATTAATTTTAGGACTTCTTATAGCTTCTTCTTGAGAAACTCCTACATAATAATTTAAAAACTCTTTATCATAATATTTAAAAGATAATGTTGGTAAAATTGCCACTCTATCATTTATATAAATAATCTTAGAAAGATTTATTTCTCCTTTTGAACCATGTTCTCCCCATATATAATTTATATTTCCAACTGTATCTTCTGTAAAATCAAAATCCATTGATAAACCACCCATCAATTGACTCTTTCTATCTTTTATATTATAACCCTTATCCATATCAGAATTACTAATAGACCATCCTTCAAAATATCCACCTAATGGTTCTCCAATTACTGACCAAGAAAAACCATCTTCCTCATATGCTTTAATTCCTACTGTTCCACCATTTATAAAAAATCTATCGTAACTCAAATTAACCAATGGTAAGGGTCTTATTTGGTCTTTAGCTCTATAAATTGAATTTGAGAATGTTGTTGCTATCCCTATTGATTGAACTTCATTAGCCATAGTCAAAGAGCTAATTGCTAATGCTCCTAGTAATAAATATTTTTTCATTTTTTATCTTCCTCCCGATTTTGATTTTCCATTAATAAATTGACATTTCTTACAATAGTTTCTCCATCTAATTTTTTATAATTTAACCATTTTATATTAAATTCTTCAGTTGATAGATGATAATACTCTTTACATTTCTGTTGATCTATTTCTCCTGATGTTGCAACATAAGCTAATTCTAATGGACTCAATGCTAATTCAAATAATCTACTACCTTTAGGACTTTTAAAATAGTATTGTCTTTTAATAATCGCACTATAAATTATTTCAATTTCTCTTTCATTTAATCCAAACAATTTATATATATCACTATCTTGTTTTGCATTTGCATTAGGTAAGAAAAATCTAGTGTAACAAGCGTCTAAAACTGCACTTAATATATTTGAATTTGCTATATCTGATAATGATTGAGTAGCAAAAACAACTGAAGTATTTTTCTTTCTAAGAACTTTTAACCATTCTCTTATTTTTGCTTCAAATTTTGGATTATCGAAAAATAACCAACATTCATCAAGAGTAATTAATGTTGGCTTCCCATCCAACCTTTCTGTTTCAATTTTATGGAATAAATAATCTAAACATGGAGCTATCGCTTTTTTAGTTTGAGCTATCTTTTCCATTTCAAATACTTGAAAATTAGAATTTGATATTGTTTCTTTATCCCCATCAAAATATTTAGCATATTGTCCTTTTCCAAAATATGGTGCTAAGCCTTCTTTCAATGATAAATCTTGTCCACCAACAAAATTAGCAAAAGAGCTTAAAGTTCTAAAATTAGTTGGAGTAGTTGCAAGACTATTTAATGCTGTCCATATATATGATTTTTTTTGAGGATTTAATTCTACCCCTTCACTTTCTAATATATTTTCTATCCATTCTTGACACCATTCTCTTTCTTTAGGATCATCACATTTTGCTAAAGGCTGAAATCTTAAATTATCTTCTCCTAAATCATAAAAATTACCACCTATAGCTTTTGTTAATACTCTGCTAGAACCACCTTTATCAAAACTAAAAACTTGTGAATTTTTATATTTTTTAAATTGAACTGCCATGAAAGCTAGTAATACTGATTTTCCTGCTCCTGTCGGTCCGACAACTAAAGAATGTCCTACATCATTATAGTGAATATTGGCTCTAAAAGGTGTATTCCCACTTGTTTGAGAGTAAAACAAACTCGGTTCTTTCAAATGCTTATTAATTTCATCACCTGCCCATACTGCTGATATGGGTAATAATGTCGTTAAAACTTGTGTGTCCATTGGTGGTCGTCTTACATTTGAATATATATTTCCTGGTATTGATGACTGCCATGATTCTTCAGTATTTATAGTTTCTACTTCTGCTATAAACCCTAATGAATTTAATAAGTTTTTTACTTCTTTTAGTTCTTTAAATAATTGATTTTGATTTTTATTACTCAAAACAATACTTGCCGTATATTGACCTAATGCTGTTTCTTCTGCTTCAATCTTCCTTCTAACTTCTTTTAATTCATTTGCATTATTATACGCATTTATATTTATATTTTTTGTTTCTTCTTTTGTCATAATTTCTTTTATAACTTGCCATAAATCTTTTACTTTTCCATCCCAATTTCTTAGATAAGAGTTAATCTCTTTTAATGCTTCTAGTTTGTCATAAATCATGTATCTTGTTACAAATCTATACTCTAAGGGTAATCTATTAAGCCTGTCTAAAATAACTGACGTTGTAACATCAGGGAAGTTATAAATACTTACTGTTCCTATATATTTTTCTCCTAATTTTGGTTCTAATCCACCTATAAATTCACAATCACTTATAAACCCATCAAAGAGCATTTTATATTTTTGTTCTTCACTTAATTTTATTTTAAACTCTGTATCTGATATACAACTATGAAAATAATTTATTATTTCATCTGTATTTAAAGCTTTTAACTCTTTACATA includes these proteins:
- a CDS encoding MipA/OmpV family protein → MKKYLLLGALAISSLTMANEVQSIGIATTFSNSIYRAKDQIRPLPLVNLSYDRFFINGGTVGIKAYEEDGFSWSVIGEPLGGYFEGWSISNSDMDKGYNIKDRKSQLMGGLSMDFDFTEDTVGNINYIWGEHGSKGEINLSKIIYINDRVAILPTLSFKYYDKEFLNYYVGVSQEEAIRSPKINKSYSTSDSFSAGANIAIETNITEQLVVNTFVGVEYFDDKISDSPIVRSNNQVYGGIGIRYSF